Part of the Marinobacterium rhizophilum genome is shown below.
GATCAGGCCACAGACCGGCACCCGTGCCGCGGTGTTGAGCAGTGGCAGCACCGCATCGAACACGGCGCCGCCGACGTTTTCGTAATAGTCATCGATACCCGCGGGGCAGGCATTGGCCAGCTGGGTGGCGAAATCCGCTGCGCGGCGGTCGATGCAGGCATCAAAGCCCAGTCCTGGGGCACGCCGGCGCCGATCAGGCCGTTAAGCGCGAGGGTTGCTACCCACATCAGCTTGGCGCGGGTTTCGTAATGCTGCGGGTTTTCCAGTGCTTGGGGGCCGATCTCCACCAGTGTCTGCAGCTGGCCTTGGGCGAAGCGATCCTGGTCCATGCCGCCGGCAGGGTAGGTCGGGTACTGTTCGGTGATGTGCACGACGGCATCCACCAGGCCGTTGGCGATCTGGCGCGGCGGCAGGGTCTTGGCGGGGTCCATCACCGAAAACTGCGGGAAAACATGCGCGCTGCGGAACGGGAGCTTGTCCTGTGTCGCCTTGCGGGTAACGACGGGTCGTCTAGTGCGGGCCTGAATCTGAAACGCTGTACCGATTTAGTGGCTCCCTGTTTGCAACCGCGCTCTGAAACTAAGTCCCGAGATTGTAGGCTCTGGTGGCATTGAGCCCGAAAATCGCTGCCCGGTCCGCCTCGCAGATGTCCCGCAACAGGATTCCGGATGTCGATAACCAGTGCTCATAGGATGAGCCAAGCAGGCAAACAGGCCAGTCGCTGCCCCACATCAGGCGGCTGGGGCCAAAGGTTCGCAGCAGGTGATCGACATAGGGTTGCAGGTCTTCCAGGGTCCAGTTTTCGGCCGCTTCGGTCACCAGGCCTGAAAACTTGCAGAAGGCGCTGGTTTTTTCCGCAAGGGCTGCCATGTCTCTGGCCCAATCATCAAAATCACCGAAACGTATTCCGGGTTTCGATCCGTGGTCGATAACGACCCGCATGTCAGGGTGCTGCTCGAGAAGCTGGCGGAGGTTTCCGAGATGCATGGGGCCTGTCAGCGCATCGAATGTCAGGTTGCTGGCGATCAGCGCCTCGAATGCGGGGGTCAGCTCCGGCCGCAGCATCCAGTTCGGGTCGGGGGTGTCCTGAATCATTGGCCGCAGGCCCACCATGGCGGGGTGCACTGCCAGCTGCTCGATGTCCCGGGGGGCCATCTTGCTTGCAAAATCCACCCAGCCGACAACGCCCTTGATAAAGGGGTGCTGTTCGGCGAGCGAGAGTAAAAATTCGGTTTCCTCGAGCGTCGGCGCGGCCTGGACCAGTATGGTGCCATCGACTCCGGCGGCTTCCAGCAGCGGGCTGAGGTCATCGGGGAGAAAGTCCTTGTACAGTACCTTCAGCTGGGGCCCGAGCCATGCGTAATCGCCCCTGTCGAGCTTCCAGAAATGCTGATGACTATCGATTTTCATGCTTCGATAACACCTTTTTTCAGGATGATATTGCCATAAAGCCGGTGTTCGCCGGTCTGAATGATGGCGAACGCGGAGCGTGCGCGTTCGTAAAAGGCGAAGCGCTCGAGGTTGCCCAGCTGCGCGGGGTGATCGGCCGCTGCATCCAGGATGGACTGGAAGTCGGCAACAATATCCGGCACCGAGTCGGGGTTGCCTACAACCTGCATGGTCAGTGCCGGGACCGGCTCGAACGCATCGAGCGGCATGACGGCAAGGACCGCCTGCAGCACTGCGGTTGCCGAGGCTCCATCCAGCCGGATGCATGTGGGGCCGGCGCTGTGTGCGGGGAAATTTGCATCCGCAATAACGATTTCGTCACCATGTCCCATGGCACAGAGGGTGTACAGCAGCTCAGGTGAAAGAATGGAAGGTATATTTCGTAGCATTGTTCGAATCCATCAAATTACGCGCGGTTTTATCGCCGGCCTGGCGGCATCAGCGTGAGCGAAACAAATCCGGGTGCTGGTTTTCCAGCGGCTCGATCTGCGAGATCAGTTGCCCCAAGTGATGCTTCATGGCCGCTTGAGCGGCGCCGGGATCGCTGGCCCGGATCGCATCAACGACGGCTTTGTGTTCCTTGACGGCTTCGGCCGGCCGACCTGCCTCGGGTAACAGCAGCATCCGGGCACGCTTGAGTTGCAACGAAACGCTTGCAGCGACCGACGAAACCCCGGGAAAACCGGTGAACTCCATCAGCAAGGCATGAAATTCCTCGTCTGCCGCGTAGAAACCCGCAAAGTCCCCGTCGTCGACCAGTAGTTCCTGCAGGCGCAGGTTTCGCGTCAGCTGGGTCAGCTGCTCGTCGCTGCGCCGCTCTGCAACGCGGGATACCGCCGCCAACTCCAGTGCCTCGCGAAGAAAGCTCGCTTCGCGAATCTCGTCCATCGATAGGCAGGACACCTTCGTTGCAGACTGAGGGATGACATCGACCAGCCCATCCGCCGAGAGACGTGCAATGGCTTCGGACACCGGCGAGCGGGAGACGCCGAGCTGCTCGCAGATGGCGCCCTTCCTCAGGATCGTACCGGGTGGGTAGTCCATGGAGAGAATCGCTTCATGCAAGGACTGGTAGACCCGCTGAGCGAGGGAGCCGCTGAGGTCCTCTATGTTGGTAAGGTTTTGTGTACTCATTCCTGATCACCTGAATACTAACATGTTAGTTGACGCATGAAACATGCGGTGCTAGTTTAAGAATACAACACGAGGCGTTAAATGTGAATTTCAGAACAGGGGGCTCAGCGTGAGAAAGGCCACACAGACAATTCGCCTGCATCCAAACGACAACGTAGTGGTTGCACTTTGCGATCTCACCGCTGGGCACGCGCTGGAAGGCATCAACGCCTGCCTGCAGCAAGCGGTACCGCGCGGCCACAAGATTGCCGTCTGCCCCATCGGGGCGGGGCAAAACCTGATCCGGTATGGCCAGATCATTGGCCAGGCGATGGCAGACATCGCGCCCGGCGAGCATGTGCATGTGCATAACCTGGGAATGGGTGAACACGAACAGGATTACGCGTTCTCGAGCCAAAGCGTTCCGCTTGCCGCGGCACAGGAAGAAAGAACCTTCATGGGGTATGCCAGAGCGGATGGCCGTGTTGGCACGCGCAACTACATTGGCATTTTGACGTCGGTTAACTGCGCCGGCTCAGTCGCGCGCTTTATTGCAGAGGCGGCTGAAAAATCCGGACTGCTCGATGCCTTTCCCAATATTGACGGCATTGTACC
Proteins encoded:
- a CDS encoding amidohydrolase family protein, whose amino-acid sequence is MKIDSHQHFWKLDRGDYAWLGPQLKVLYKDFLPDDLSPLLEAAGVDGTILVQAAPTLEETEFLLSLAEQHPFIKGVVGWVDFASKMAPRDIEQLAVHPAMVGLRPMIQDTPDPNWMLRPELTPAFEALIASNLTFDALTGPMHLGNLRQLLEQHPDMRVVIDHGSKPGIRFGDFDDWARDMAALAEKTSAFCKFSGLVTEAAENWTLEDLQPYVDHLLRTFGPSRLMWGSDWPVCLLGSSYEHWLSTSGILLRDICEADRAAIFGLNATRAYNLGT
- a CDS encoding RbsD/FucU family protein; its protein translation is MLRNIPSILSPELLYTLCAMGHGDEIVIADANFPAHSAGPTCIRLDGASATAVLQAVLAVMPLDAFEPVPALTMQVVGNPDSVPDIVADFQSILDAAADHPAQLGNLERFAFYERARSAFAIIQTGEHRLYGNIILKKGVIEA
- a CDS encoding GntR family transcriptional regulator, yielding MSTQNLTNIEDLSGSLAQRVYQSLHEAILSMDYPPGTILRKGAICEQLGVSRSPVSEAIARLSADGLVDVIPQSATKVSCLSMDEIREASFLREALELAAVSRVAERRSDEQLTQLTRNLRLQELLVDDGDFAGFYAADEEFHALLMEFTGFPGVSSVAASVSLQLKRARMLLLPEAGRPAEAVKEHKAVVDAIRASDPGAAQAAMKHHLGQLISQIEPLENQHPDLFRSR